In Sphingomonas sp. PAMC26645, one DNA window encodes the following:
- a CDS encoding HNH endonuclease gives MAGLLEAEARTIAAEDAGRCGLCERPLGRKMEWHHRIPKSRGGTEVIPVHPICHRIIHASVSNQDLATEFADLDVLKARPDISRFLRWIADKPADFHAPTRRADIR, from the coding sequence ATGGCAGGACTATTGGAGGCGGAGGCGCGGACGATCGCTGCCGAAGATGCCGGGCGATGCGGGCTGTGCGAGCGGCCCTTGGGGCGAAAGATGGAATGGCATCACCGCATTCCGAAAAGCCGGGGTGGTACGGAGGTCATCCCGGTTCATCCGATCTGTCACCGTATCATCCATGCCAGCGTCTCGAATCAGGATCTGGCGACGGAGTTCGCGGACCTCGATGTCTTGAAAGCACGCCCGGATATCAGTCGCTTCTTGCGCTGGATCGCCGACAAGCCCGCGGATTTTCACGCCCCCACCCGCCGCGCCGATATCCGCTGA
- a CDS encoding glycosyltransferase family 2 protein: MTAAMDVSLLVCTRNRAGSLAATLESVERAAAYARNTTVEVVLVDNGSVDSTPRRLAEWGAQQTFPVHLVYEPHPGLARARNAGLAHCTGRIIAMTDDDCVLRQDYFAALCAAFGRASRPAIIGGRILLGNPADLPVTIKLEDHAMVAPSRGFPGGFIMGANLAFTADVLRLTGRFDERFGAGAPFISAEDTDFLFRAAGVGVAILYDPLMVVDHHHGRRDIKDETRLLAGYSFGDGALYAKYLVSDRRALRAIVEDILAVRFDWTRPVKTHAGIKRFYWFRLRHKARGFAYFWWIALRRNMSRFIR, from the coding sequence GTGACTGCCGCCATGGACGTCAGCCTGCTCGTCTGCACGCGCAATCGCGCCGGCTCGCTGGCGGCTACGCTGGAGTCCGTGGAGCGTGCGGCAGCGTATGCCAGAAATACGACCGTGGAGGTCGTCCTGGTCGACAATGGCTCGGTCGACAGCACGCCGCGGCGACTGGCGGAATGGGGCGCGCAGCAGACTTTCCCGGTCCACCTCGTCTACGAACCGCACCCCGGGCTCGCCCGCGCGCGCAACGCCGGGCTCGCGCACTGCACCGGGCGCATCATCGCGATGACAGACGACGACTGCGTCCTGCGTCAAGACTATTTCGCTGCCCTCTGCGCGGCATTCGGACGAGCCAGCCGGCCGGCGATCATCGGCGGTCGCATCCTGCTCGGCAACCCGGCCGATTTGCCCGTCACGATCAAGCTCGAGGACCATGCCATGGTCGCACCGTCGCGCGGGTTTCCGGGCGGGTTCATCATGGGGGCAAATCTGGCGTTCACCGCGGATGTCCTGCGGTTGACGGGACGCTTCGACGAACGGTTCGGGGCCGGAGCTCCGTTCATTTCCGCCGAGGATACGGATTTCCTGTTTCGTGCAGCAGGCGTCGGCGTCGCGATACTCTACGACCCGCTGATGGTCGTCGATCATCATCACGGGCGCCGGGATATCAAGGACGAAACACGATTGCTGGCGGGCTACAGCTTCGGCGACGGCGCGCTGTACGCCAAGTATCTCGTCTCCGACCGGCGCGCGCTTCGCGCTATCGTCGAGGATATTCTTGCCGTTCGCTTCGACTGGACGCGGCCTGTGAAGACGCATGCCGGCATCAAGCGGTTCTACTGGTTCCGGCTGCGCCATAAGGCCCGGGGCTTCGCCTACTTCTGGTGGATAGCCCTCCGGCGAAACATGTCACGTTTCATCCGATAA
- a CDS encoding polysaccharide pyruvyl transferase family protein, translated as MTNSDHLGEQRALLTALYRTHVELGSRYALVDFPDHANVGDSAIWLGELAMLREITERDPCYVSTWHDFDLDAFRSACPDGVLFLHGGGNLGDIWPHHQRFREDILARVRDRPVVQLPQSIHFRVPSEVDRFAALVADHPDFVLYVRDTRSLDFARKHLACPSHLAPDSAYALGKQSRDAAQCDVLMLMRTDDERQGYAISLADPATVVDWLEDDADLPVGIDAKAREAQAVARVDRGLRLLAQGRVVVTDRLHGHILADLLGIPHVVLDNDYGKIAAYLDAWPAPDAIVTRATTIEHAVVLAKQLAGAR; from the coding sequence ATGACGAACAGCGACCATTTGGGAGAGCAGCGCGCACTGCTCACCGCACTATACCGGACGCATGTTGAGCTTGGTTCGCGCTATGCGCTGGTCGACTTTCCGGATCATGCGAACGTCGGCGACAGCGCGATCTGGCTCGGCGAACTGGCGATGCTGCGGGAGATAACAGAGCGCGATCCGTGCTACGTTTCGACCTGGCACGATTTCGATCTCGATGCCTTTCGTAGTGCCTGCCCCGACGGCGTGCTGTTCCTGCATGGCGGCGGAAATCTCGGCGACATCTGGCCGCATCACCAGCGGTTCCGCGAGGACATCCTAGCAAGGGTCCGCGATCGACCGGTTGTTCAGCTACCGCAATCGATCCATTTTCGCGTGCCGTCGGAGGTCGATCGGTTCGCCGCGCTCGTCGCAGACCATCCGGATTTCGTCCTGTACGTCCGCGATACGCGCAGCCTGGACTTCGCGCGCAAGCATCTGGCCTGCCCGTCACACCTCGCCCCGGATTCGGCGTATGCGCTCGGCAAGCAATCTCGCGACGCGGCCCAATGTGACGTGCTGATGCTGATGCGCACCGACGACGAACGGCAAGGCTATGCGATATCGCTGGCCGATCCAGCGACCGTCGTCGACTGGCTGGAGGACGATGCCGATCTACCGGTCGGGATCGACGCCAAAGCACGTGAAGCTCAAGCGGTCGCACGCGTCGACCGTGGGCTGCGGTTGCTCGCGCAGGGGCGGGTCGTCGTGACGGACCGGCTCCACGGCCACATCCTCGCCGACCTGCTCGGTATTCCGCACGTCGTTCTCGACAATGACTACGGCAAGATCGCCGCGTATCTCGACGCTTGGCCTGCCCCAGACGCGATCGTGACGAGGGCCACGACGATCGAACACGCCGTGGTTCTTGCCAAGCAGCTCGCCGGCGCGCGGTGA
- a CDS encoding glycosyltransferase: MRIAVLCHVRQPIAQPFAGGMESQCWHLAAGLQARGHDVVLFASGDSDPRFTIDAVIPEHYERTFPGAEHRGFAPLIAHLDDGYAAACDRIAAGGFDVVHNNSLHRFPLEPARTAAVPTVTSLHVPPYDALRWFVHASVTPTHRLTATSAHQLAAWWPDGPPREASLLHNGIDLAAWPFVAQGNGSAVWCGRMTPDKAPHLAAQAARLAGVPITLFGPIEDRDYWDTDVAPLLDGSIRYGGHLDASALAAEMGHASVFVFTPCWDEPFGLVAVEAMACGLPVAAFDRGALREVIGETGCFAPPGDVPALADAITAAIQRPRAAQRDRVETAFTRDRWLDRCEDLYRDLVGHEQGRVA; encoded by the coding sequence ATGAGGATCGCGGTCCTCTGCCATGTCCGCCAGCCGATTGCCCAACCCTTTGCTGGCGGGATGGAATCGCAATGCTGGCATCTGGCAGCGGGTCTCCAGGCGCGCGGCCATGACGTGGTGCTGTTCGCTTCAGGGGACAGCGATCCGCGATTTACGATCGATGCCGTGATCCCCGAGCATTACGAACGCACCTTTCCGGGGGCCGAGCACCGTGGTTTCGCGCCGCTGATCGCGCATCTCGACGACGGCTATGCCGCTGCCTGCGACCGGATCGCCGCCGGTGGTTTCGACGTGGTGCACAATAACAGCCTGCACCGCTTCCCGCTCGAGCCGGCGCGGACCGCGGCGGTCCCGACCGTCACGTCGCTGCACGTCCCGCCCTACGACGCGCTGCGCTGGTTCGTGCACGCCAGCGTCACGCCGACCCACCGCCTGACCGCGACCTCGGCACACCAGCTCGCCGCCTGGTGGCCGGATGGCCCGCCACGCGAAGCCTCGTTGCTGCACAATGGCATCGACCTCGCCGCGTGGCCGTTCGTCGCCCAAGGCAACGGCAGCGCAGTCTGGTGCGGAAGGATGACGCCGGACAAGGCGCCGCATCTGGCAGCGCAGGCGGCGCGGCTGGCCGGCGTCCCAATTACGCTGTTCGGACCGATCGAGGATCGCGACTATTGGGACACCGACGTCGCCCCGCTGCTGGACGGCAGCATCCGATATGGCGGGCATCTGGATGCATCGGCGCTGGCGGCGGAGATGGGGCACGCCTCGGTGTTCGTGTTCACGCCGTGCTGGGACGAACCATTCGGGCTGGTCGCGGTTGAGGCGATGGCCTGCGGCCTGCCGGTAGCAGCGTTCGACCGCGGCGCGCTGCGAGAAGTCATCGGCGAGACGGGGTGTTTCGCGCCGCCCGGTGATGTTCCGGCGCTCGCCGACGCGATCACTGCGGCTATTCAACGTCCCCGCGCCGCGCAACGCGATCGGGTCGAGACGGCCTTTACCCGTGATCGGTGGCTCGATCGATGCGAGGACCTTTACCGTGACCTGGTCGGTCACGAACAAGGGCGGGTCGCATGA
- a CDS encoding galactosyltransferase-related protein translates to MTEVSVVTLGKGRPDHLVNVVRGLMRQTLMPTELIVAVMQDDLYDLPEAPFPIRQMQVVADALPLASARNVAARAATGDVIVFLDMDCIPTPTLLADYAGFLDTFDGLLMGEVLYLPGGATDGDWQYDRFAEIAVKHSDRRGPPPQGIEICTDYRCFWSLNFAMRRTTFLGLGGFDERYVGYGGEDTDFGKALDEAGVQIAWIKGGLAYHQYHPHHMPPVHHLDSVVRNAELFETKWGYLTMGHWLQAFRLMGLIDPTPGRPIRILRRPDAADLALTGQQSHQPYANTATVIRLLEDRLAASERAAAAE, encoded by the coding sequence ATGACCGAAGTTTCCGTCGTTACCCTGGGCAAGGGGCGTCCAGACCATCTCGTCAACGTCGTCCGCGGGCTGATGCGCCAGACGCTGATGCCGACCGAACTGATCGTCGCGGTGATGCAGGACGACCTGTACGACCTGCCCGAGGCGCCGTTCCCGATCCGCCAGATGCAGGTTGTCGCCGACGCCCTGCCCCTCGCCTCCGCACGTAACGTCGCCGCCCGCGCAGCGACCGGCGACGTCATCGTCTTCCTCGACATGGACTGTATCCCGACGCCCACGCTGCTGGCCGATTATGCCGGGTTCCTCGACACGTTCGACGGACTGCTGATGGGCGAGGTTCTGTACCTGCCGGGTGGCGCGACCGATGGCGACTGGCAGTATGACCGGTTCGCCGAGATCGCGGTAAAGCATTCGGACCGCCGCGGTCCCCCGCCGCAGGGGATCGAGATCTGCACCGACTATCGCTGTTTCTGGTCGCTCAACTTCGCGATGCGGCGGACGACGTTCCTCGGTCTCGGCGGGTTCGACGAGCGCTATGTCGGCTATGGCGGCGAGGACACCGATTTCGGCAAGGCGCTCGACGAGGCCGGCGTGCAGATCGCGTGGATCAAGGGCGGTCTGGCCTATCACCAATATCATCCGCACCACATGCCGCCGGTGCATCATCTCGACAGCGTCGTGCGCAATGCCGAGCTGTTCGAGACCAAATGGGGCTATCTTACGATGGGTCATTGGCTTCAGGCCTTCCGCCTGATGGGCCTGATCGACCCGACCCCGGGTCGGCCGATCCGCATCCTCCGCCGCCCCGACGCCGCCGATCTCGCGCTGACCGGGCAGCAGAGCCATCAGCCCTATGCCAATACCGCGACCGTTATTCGCCTGCTCGAAGACCGGCTGGCCGCAAGCGAGAGAGCGGCGGCGGCCGAATGA
- a CDS encoding PIG-L family deacetylase, giving the protein MKLLAISPHLDDAAFSAGGLLASRVDQGWDVTVATCFTGNVAQPTGFALACQLDKGLGADVDYMALRRAEDHAACEALGARAIHLPFLEAPHRRYTSAKMLFAARLPDDRIVDDVAAALTELLAAEQPDLVLGPVCLGNHVDHHVVLEAIRRSCADHTVLLWEDWPYADREDRVAAMPAVIEYLTSETRARRIAACAAYTSQLGFQFGGVEAMTERTERITEERFYPLQAF; this is encoded by the coding sequence ATGAAGCTGCTCGCGATATCGCCGCATCTGGACGATGCCGCCTTCTCCGCCGGCGGGCTGCTGGCGTCGCGCGTCGACCAGGGCTGGGATGTCACCGTCGCGACGTGCTTTACCGGCAACGTCGCACAGCCGACCGGGTTCGCGCTCGCGTGCCAGCTCGACAAGGGGCTTGGCGCGGACGTCGACTACATGGCTTTGCGTCGTGCCGAAGACCACGCGGCCTGCGAAGCCCTTGGCGCGCGCGCGATCCATTTGCCATTCCTGGAGGCTCCGCATCGTAGGTACACCTCGGCAAAGATGCTGTTCGCGGCACGGTTGCCCGACGACCGGATCGTCGACGATGTCGCAGCGGCGCTAACCGAACTTCTCGCGGCGGAACAGCCTGATCTCGTCCTCGGGCCAGTGTGCCTCGGCAACCATGTCGACCATCACGTCGTTCTGGAAGCGATCCGGCGATCCTGTGCCGATCATACCGTATTGCTGTGGGAAGACTGGCCTTATGCCGATCGCGAAGACCGGGTTGCCGCCATGCCCGCGGTGATCGAATACCTCACGTCCGAGACACGCGCGCGGCGGATCGCTGCCTGTGCCGCGTACACGTCGCAACTCGGCTTCCAGTTCGGTGGGGTCGAAGCGATGACCGAGCGGACCGAACGGATCACCGAGGAACGTTTTTACCCCCTTCAAGCGTTCTGA
- a CDS encoding glycosyltransferase family 4 protein, with the protein MSIYAINLLRQLVAAGHDVTMISQYYGDPARVRVYGGGPPPPVPGVRVVGLEALGEQDGGDFERDIDAMVEAIARDHAVNPFDMLHAQYGYPTGWATMIAAHRLGLPCVVSIQGGDGHWVGSCCETHRLAMVRVLDRAGALLIGGNSFAGEVHDRLGTPLDRFTIVPGAVDTDHFTPASKAAPEGPVRLLYHGRVDRRKGVLDFLQALPEVHGDWHATISGIGPDVDPAQALATELGLTDRVTFSGYADYDAVPELYRAHDVFVSPTYAEGFSNTILEAMACGLAVVSCHAVGVVDCVRDGENGVLTDPGDVPALAASLTRVITDTSLRTRLATAALEECRRVYSWDAVGQQIVGIYRDLRSQPQAAFDTDLPITPCRFRSEPHLL; encoded by the coding sequence ATGTCGATTTACGCGATCAACCTGTTGCGTCAGCTCGTCGCGGCGGGCCACGACGTGACGATGATCAGCCAATATTACGGCGATCCCGCGCGCGTGCGCGTCTATGGCGGCGGCCCCCCGCCCCCGGTACCGGGCGTGCGCGTCGTCGGCCTCGAAGCACTGGGCGAACAGGATGGCGGCGATTTCGAACGCGATATCGACGCTATGGTCGAGGCCATCGCACGTGACCATGCCGTGAACCCGTTCGATATGCTCCACGCACAATATGGTTATCCGACCGGCTGGGCGACGATGATCGCGGCCCACCGCCTAGGCCTGCCCTGCGTCGTGTCGATCCAGGGCGGCGACGGGCATTGGGTCGGCTCGTGCTGCGAAACGCACCGGCTCGCGATGGTCCGCGTGCTCGATCGTGCCGGCGCGCTGCTGATCGGCGGCAACAGCTTCGCCGGCGAAGTTCACGACCGGCTCGGCACACCGCTAGACAGGTTCACGATCGTTCCGGGTGCCGTCGATACCGACCATTTCACGCCGGCATCCAAGGCAGCGCCCGAAGGTCCGGTCCGCTTGCTCTATCACGGCCGCGTCGACCGCCGCAAAGGCGTGCTCGACTTTCTCCAGGCGCTACCGGAGGTGCACGGCGACTGGCACGCCACCATCTCGGGCATCGGCCCCGACGTCGACCCCGCGCAGGCGCTCGCGACCGAACTCGGGCTGACCGACCGCGTGACGTTCAGCGGCTATGCGGATTATGACGCGGTCCCCGAACTCTACCGCGCACACGACGTGTTCGTGTCGCCGACCTACGCCGAGGGGTTCTCGAACACGATCCTCGAGGCGATGGCGTGCGGCCTTGCCGTCGTCTCGTGCCACGCCGTCGGTGTCGTCGACTGCGTCCGCGACGGCGAGAACGGTGTGCTGACCGATCCCGGCGACGTACCTGCGCTGGCTGCTTCGCTGACCCGCGTCATCACCGATACGAGCCTGCGCACGCGCTTGGCGACCGCTGCGCTGGAAGAATGCCGCCGAGTGTATAGCTGGGACGCGGTCGGGCAACAGATCGTCGGGATCTACCGCGACCTGCGTAGCCAGCCGCAAGCCGCCTTCGATACAGACCTGCCGATCACGCCCTGCCGCTTCCGCAGCGAACCGCATCTGCTGTGA
- a CDS encoding sugar phosphate isomerase/epimerase family protein codes for MTLRFAYNTNGAANHRLDDALHLIADAGYDGVALTLDHHHLDPFADDWARHAERVGALLRSLGLGSVIETGARYLLDPRDKHEPTLVTADPAGRDRRVAFLARALEIAAILNAETVSFWAGVPKAGVAHGDALDWLDAGLGKVVEHATRTGIPVSLEPEPGMLIETVADYARLAIRHPDLRLALDTGHCLVTQDIAPDAAVHAYADRLGTVAVEDMRRGDHTHLPFGQGDMEIPAILTALKSIGFDKLVCVELSRESPRAHQAIPESIAYLRAALA; via the coding sequence ATGACGCTCCGTTTCGCGTACAACACCAACGGCGCGGCCAACCACCGGCTCGACGATGCGCTGCATCTGATCGCCGACGCGGGTTACGACGGCGTCGCGCTGACGCTGGATCATCACCACCTCGATCCCTTCGCCGACGATTGGGCGCGGCACGCGGAGCGGGTCGGCGCGCTGCTGCGGTCGCTCGGGCTGGGGTCGGTGATCGAAACCGGCGCGCGCTATTTACTCGACCCGCGCGACAAGCATGAACCGACACTGGTCACGGCCGACCCCGCGGGTCGCGACCGCCGCGTTGCTTTCCTCGCCCGCGCGCTGGAGATTGCGGCGATCCTGAACGCCGAGACCGTGTCGTTCTGGGCCGGCGTGCCAAAGGCCGGTGTCGCGCATGGAGACGCGCTCGACTGGCTCGATGCGGGGCTCGGCAAGGTTGTCGAACATGCAACTCGCACCGGCATCCCCGTCAGCCTCGAGCCCGAGCCCGGCATGCTGATCGAGACCGTCGCGGACTATGCGCGGCTCGCGATCCGCCACCCGGACCTGCGGCTAGCGCTCGACACAGGCCACTGCCTCGTCACGCAGGATATCGCCCCCGACGCCGCGGTGCACGCCTATGCCGATCGTCTCGGCACCGTCGCGGTCGAGGACATGCGCCGCGGCGACCATACGCACCTCCCGTTCGGCCAAGGCGACATGGAGATTCCCGCCATCCTCACCGCGCTGAAATCGATCGGCTTCGACAAACTGGTCTGCGTCGAACTATCGCGCGAGAGCCCCCGCGCGCATCAGGCCATTCCGGAATCGATCGCCTATCTTCGTGCGGCACTTGCCTGA
- a CDS encoding YcaO-like family protein, giving the protein MTRTITGLPEQLGAACHLYLDAFPAGDIVAFPIDGIDRVGIPVWVVALFPETTDLDGIMPYGVGYGATDEAAILGALGEIAEMVWPTLTLSARGKTHGSYADLVRGRGERGIADPLTLCLPAGSPVGRETPLDWVEARRWADGSSVLVPIDLAAYSAKELAPGYVPFTTIISNGMGAGPDLDWAIGHGLCEILQRDGNGLLFRALDRGVAIDLPESLPAEIGDLINRFAAADVRVIPKFATDEFGLANVYCVGVDAREPAVPIMATACGEAAHPDAVQALAKAIAEYAASRARKAFAHGPMALAETIAPRGYIDRFMAQASGAAKSSDGRAFTEMQRWTDVDAATLRAWLADTMLSERSRRAFADLPRADVPDARARGRLAREAVEAAGFDILYVDMSPADASVAVVKVIVPGMEVETMSYYRIGERNVAKLVALDSPMISFGGEESASRRPVRLTEEAVARLGGQPFFDTVLADEIVGPLYPLYREPEAHHVAWSDQGLETEAAR; this is encoded by the coding sequence ATGACCCGCACCATTACCGGTCTTCCCGAGCAACTCGGCGCAGCCTGTCACCTCTATCTCGACGCCTTCCCCGCCGGCGACATCGTCGCGTTTCCGATCGACGGCATCGACCGCGTCGGCATCCCGGTCTGGGTAGTCGCGTTGTTCCCGGAGACCACGGACCTCGACGGCATCATGCCGTACGGCGTCGGCTATGGCGCGACCGACGAGGCCGCGATCCTGGGTGCCTTGGGCGAAATTGCCGAGATGGTTTGGCCGACGCTCACCCTGTCGGCGCGCGGCAAGACGCACGGCAGCTATGCCGACCTCGTCCGCGGACGCGGCGAGCGTGGGATCGCCGATCCGCTGACGCTGTGCCTTCCCGCCGGCTCCCCGGTCGGCCGCGAAACGCCGCTCGATTGGGTCGAGGCCAGGCGTTGGGCGGACGGTTCGAGCGTCCTCGTGCCAATCGACCTCGCCGCCTATTCGGCGAAGGAACTGGCGCCCGGCTACGTGCCGTTCACGACGATAATCTCCAACGGGATGGGCGCGGGGCCGGACCTCGACTGGGCGATCGGCCACGGCCTGTGCGAGATCCTCCAGCGTGACGGCAACGGCCTGCTGTTCCGCGCGCTCGACCGCGGCGTCGCGATCGACCTCCCCGAAAGCCTGCCCGCCGAGATCGGCGACCTGATCAACCGGTTCGCCGCCGCCGACGTCCGCGTGATCCCCAAGTTCGCGACCGACGAGTTCGGCCTTGCCAACGTCTATTGCGTCGGTGTCGATGCGCGCGAGCCAGCAGTGCCGATCATGGCGACGGCGTGCGGCGAGGCAGCGCATCCCGACGCGGTGCAGGCGCTGGCCAAGGCGATCGCCGAATACGCCGCCAGCCGCGCGCGCAAGGCGTTCGCACACGGCCCGATGGCGCTTGCCGAGACGATAGCGCCACGCGGCTATATAGACCGGTTCATGGCGCAGGCCAGTGGTGCCGCGAAATCGAGCGACGGTCGCGCCTTCACCGAGATGCAGCGCTGGACCGATGTCGACGCCGCGACGCTGCGCGCATGGCTCGCCGACACGATGCTGTCCGAGCGCAGCCGCCGCGCCTTTGCCGACCTGCCTCGCGCGGACGTGCCCGATGCGCGTGCCCGCGGGCGACTGGCAAGGGAGGCGGTCGAGGCGGCCGGCTTCGACATCCTCTACGTCGACATGTCCCCCGCGGATGCCAGCGTCGCGGTCGTCAAGGTGATCGTGCCCGGCATGGAGGTCGAGACGATGAGCTATTACCGGATCGGCGAGCGCAACGTAGCCAAGTTGGTCGCGCTCGACAGCCCGATGATCAGCTTCGGCGGCGAAGAAAGCGCATCCCGCCGGCCCGTTCGCCTCACGGAGGAAGCAGTCGCGCGGCTCGGCGGCCAGCCGTTCTTCGATACCGTACTCGCGGACGAAATTGTCGGCCCGCTTTATCCGCTCTACCGCGAGCCCGAAGCGCACCACGTCGCCTGGTCCGACCAGGGACTCGAAACGGAGGCGGCACGATGA